The following coding sequences lie in one Nycticebus coucang isolate mNycCou1 chromosome 18, mNycCou1.pri, whole genome shotgun sequence genomic window:
- the ASB16 gene encoding LOW QUALITY PROTEIN: ankyrin repeat and SOCS box protein 16 (The sequence of the model RefSeq protein was modified relative to this genomic sequence to represent the inferred CDS: deleted 1 base in 1 codon; substituted 2 bases at 2 genomic stop codons) translates to MARETFPFTSSTLHSLCLQREWVEWKDRRRAAAQQSRSHRCPLSVQARLIRPCRTCQDSAVHNALFSGDLQXVQALFPDEEAANMIVEMVSNHLAWSAEQGFWVLTPKTKKTAPLTIVAAXGYTDCEHHLILQGAELDARVGGQAALHETCAQAQPDCVQLLLTFGAKANVLSEEGTTPLHLCTTPESLRCAKLLLEAGGKVNLAESEREVTPLHVAAARGLDKHVALYLEHGADVGLRTSQGETALNAACAGAEGLGEGGQHEAAARLLLKAGADARAAGRKRHTPLHNACVNGRGGLVELLLSHGACARVRNRTGHTPIDCALQAVHDNPNWEPKVLFAALLDYGAQPMRPEMLKHCANFPRALEVLLNAYLCVPSCDTWVETVLPELWQEHSAFYSSALHMVNQPRRLQHLARVAVRAHLGGHCRQAAAWLPLPPILRDYLLLRMEGLIQRAPCQAAPTARHASSIGPGP, encoded by the exons ATGGCAAGAGAGACCTTCCCTTTTACCTCCTCCACATTGCACTCTCTCTGCCTGCAGCGAGAGTGGGTGGAATGGAAGGACCGGCGGCGTGCTGCTGCCCAGCAGAGCCGAAGCCACAGGTGCCCCTTAAGTGTCCAGGCCCGACTCATCAGGCCTTGCCGCACCTGCCAAGACTCAGCTGTCCACAATGCCCTATTCTCTGGTGACCTACAATAGGTCCAAGCCCTGTTCCCAGATGAAGAGGCTGCCAACATGATTGTGGAGATGGTGAGCAACCATCTGGCCTGGTCGGCTGAACAGG GATTCTGGGTGCTGACCCCCAAGACCAAGAAGACGGCACCTCTCACCATTGTTGCAGCCTGAGGCTACACAGACTGTGAACATCACTTGATCCTACAGGGAGCTGAGCTAGACGCCCGGGTTGGGGGCCAAGCTGCCTTGCACGAGACCTGTGCCCAGGCCCAGCCTGACTGTGTGCAGCTGCTGCTAACCTTCGGTGCCAAGGCTAATGTGCTGTCTGAGGAGGGCACGACCCCCTTGCACCTCTGCACGACCCCTGAGTCCTTGCG GTGTGCCAAGTTGCTGCTGGAGGCTGGAGGGAAGGTGAACCTGGCGGAAAGCGAGAGAGAGGTGACGCCTCTCCATGTGGCTGCGGCGCGTGGCCTGGACAAACATGTGGCTCTCTACCTGGAACATGGGGCTGACGTAGGCCTGCGCACCAGCCAGGGTGAGACGGCGCTGAACGCAGCTTGTGCAGGGGCCGAGGGCCTGGGTGAAGGCGGGCAGCACGAGGCCGCAGCACGTCTGCTCCTGAAGGCTGGAGCTGATGCCCGGGCAGCTGGGCGCAAGCGCCATACGCCGCTGCACAACGCCTGTGTCAATGGCCGCGGGGGCCTGGTTGAGCTGCTACTGAGCCATGGGGCCTGTGCCAGGGTCCGCAACAGGACGGGCCACACACCCATAGACTGTGCTCTGCAGGCCGTCCACGACAACCCCAACTGGGAGCCTAAGGTCCTCTTCGCAGCACTGCTGGATTAC GGGGCCCAGCCTATGCGTCCTGAG ATGCTGAAACACTGTGCCAACTTCCCTCGGGCCCTGGAAGTCCTGCTTAATGCCTATCTTTGTGTTCCATCTTGTGATACCTGGGTGGAGACAGTGCTTCCAGAGCTGTGGCAG GAGCACAGTGCCTTCTACAGCTCGGCCCTGCACATGGTAAACCAGCCAAGGCGACTGCAGCACCTGGCCAGAGTGGCTGTGCGTGCTCATTTGGGTGGCCACTGCCGGCAGGCTGCTGCCTGGCTCCCGCTGCCTCCAATCCTCAGGGACTACCTACTGCTGCGCATGGAGGGACTCATCCAGAGAGCCCCATGCCAGGCTGCACCCACAGCTCGCCATGCCTCCTCCATAGGTCCCGGCCCCTAG